The Pan paniscus chromosome 2, NHGRI_mPanPan1-v2.0_pri, whole genome shotgun sequence genome contains the following window.
agaaatgttAGCAATtctctacaatttctttcagagtagagaagcagaggaaatatttcctaactcattttatgaggccaatattactCTAATACCCAAACTGGACAAAgacattagaagaaataaaaactacagatcaatacattttatgaaaatagctgtaaaaatcctcagtaaatCATATCAAACAATGTATATAAAatcatacaccatgaccaagtggtatTTATCCTTGGTAtacaagtttggttcaacatttgaaaatcaatttttGTATTCCATCACATCAACAAGctaataaataaaaaccacattgtcatatcaatagatgcaaaaaacgCATTTGACAAATTCTAACATTCATTCATAATAAAAAGGCTTAGTAAACTAGAAATGGAGGGGAACTTCATCAACTTGAGAGAGAATATATACAAAAACCCTACAGCTAACCTATAGTTAGCAtgatacttaatggtgagaaacatAAAACTTTCCCAATAATttcaagaacaaggcaaggatgtctctTCTCATCACATTTtatcaacattgtactggaagtttaGCTAATacaacaagacagaaaaaggaaaggaaataatatgTATACAGGTTAAGAAGGAAGAAGTGTAACTCTTTATGTAAAGATGATATGATTCTCTCAAAGAactgatttaaaacaaacaaacaaaaaatactccTGGAACTACTAAGCAATTTTAGCAAGGCTCcaggatacaaagttaatataaaaaagtcaatagtggccaggtacagtggctcacgcctgtaatcccagcattttgggagtccaagctgagcagattgcttgagcccaggagtttgagaccagtctggtcaacatggagaaaacctgtctttactaaaaaaatggaaaaaattgccaggcgtggtgatgcatgcttgtagttccagctactcgagaggctgaggtgggaggatcacctgagtccaagatgcagaggttgcagtgggctgagattgcaccacaccactgcactccagcctggaccatagagtaagaccctgtctcaaaaaaaaatgaataagtcaATAGATTTTccatataccagcaatgaacaaggggaatttgaaattaaaaacacaataacatTAACATTAGCACACCTCAGAAAGTACTTAAGTATAAATCTTACAATATATGTACAAGATTTATATGAGGGAACCCACAAAATTCTAATGAAAGCtatcaaagaagaactaaataaatggagagatattccatattcatggatagaAAGTATCAACAttatcaagatgtcagttcttcccaacttggtctatagatttaaaataattacaatgaaaaTCCAAGTTACTTTGTAGATATTGACAaattgattctaaagtttatgggggcaggaaaaaaatctagaatAGTCCAGATGAcattgaagaaaaagaacaaagttagagacTGACACCACATGactttaaaacttactacaaagctacagtaatcaacatAGTGTGATATTGGTGAAAGAATATacaaatagatcaatagaacagaatagagatcccagaaacagacccacataaatacagtcaactgatctttgtcAAAAGAGCAATGTAATAGATAAAAGATACTCTTCAACAAGTGATGCTGGAATAACTGCACAtctagctgcaaaaaaaaaaaaaaaaaaaaaaaaagaatctaaacagAAATCTTACACCCTtcagaaaaatcaactcaatatgaACCATATACCTAAATGTTAACCACAAAACtagaaaactcctagaagataacataagaGATAACCTAGATGACCTTGGGCGTAACAGTGACTTTTaagataaaacatcaaaagcaccATCCATGatagaaataattgataagctggacttcattaaaattaaaaactcctcTGTGAAAGACAATTTCAAGAGAATGGGAAgagaagccacagactgggagaaaatatttgtgaaagacACATATGAAAAGGGctgttatctaaaatatacaaaaactctTGAAACTCAAGAATAAGAAAACACACAATCTTTAAAACTGGGCCAAAGACTCAGACACCTCACCAAGAAAAAACATGAATGCAAAtgcaaataagcatgtgaaaagatgctttGCTTCatatgtcatcagagaaatgcaaattaaacaataATGAGATAGCATTACACACATATTAGACTGTCCAAAGTCTGGAACACCGGTAACACAAAATGTTGTCCAGGATGCCAAGCAACAGgaactttcattcattgctggtggggatgcaaaatggtacagctactgttgaagagagtttggcagtttctacaaaactGAATATACTCTTACCACACAACTTAACAAATGCATTTCTTGGCATTTATGCAAAGGAGTTGGAAAGTTatgtccacacacacatacacataaaaatgcacatgaatgtttataacagctttagTCACagttgccaaaacttggaaacaatcAAGATATCCTCAGTGGATGAACAAAttaataaactgtggtacacTCAGAcattagaatattattcagtgctaaaaagaaatgagctacaaAGATATGGaggaatgtatattatatatattatattaagtgtatattattaagtgaaagataCCAATCCGAAAAATCtatatgctgtatgattccaacacGATCTTCTGGAAAGGCAAGACTGAAAGATCACTGGTTGCCAGGGAttgcaggaaggaagaaatgaatacatGGAGCACAGATGATTTtaagggcagtgaaaatactccaTATGGTGCTATAATTATGCATATGTATCTTCATATTTACATTTGTCTAAACCCACAGAACGTACGACACCAAGAACAAACTGTAATGTACACTACAGACTTtgggtgattatgatgtgtcaacgtaggttcatcagttgcaacaaatgtaccactctggtaaATAATGTTGATAATAAGGCAAGCTATGCATGTGTAGGGGCATGGAGAATGGGAAATCTATGTACTTCCCCttaattttgctatgaacctaaaaatactctaaaaaaataagtaaacaaaaatagTAGGTTCTCAGTAACAATTAATATTACCCCAAGCCTAGCTCAGCACTATGTATCATTATGAAGATGGCTTTGTTTTGATCTTCCTAAATGTGTAGAactttacattattttcaaaggCAATTTAATACAGATGTTGGTGCCAGggcatttaaacaaatatttttttaaaaatttctatgagGCTAAGAAAAGTCAGAGATTCTATCACATTCATAATATGTTATGAgctatcataaatattttaaaatgtcaatctaaagaaattctatttcttttccaaaaatttcCAGAGCtcacttggaaaaaatatttttttctagatatgAAGCTCCTGATATTAGGTAAAGAAACCTAATCAGTTGCTTAAGCaataaaagagaaagtgagaaacaGGACCTGAAGGGTATTCTAAGGATAAAGGAGCAagggtttttcattttttctcaaaagagaaagacaaggaaTTACAAAATATCTAGGAACAATTTAGGAACAAATTAGGAGACCCatttaggaatttttaaaaatcactcatatttgaatttacaagaaaaacgtTCCCATGAGTCATAAAAAATGAGTGTAATTCTATGAGGAATCTTGATTTGTCTATGGATTTAAATGAATTCCTGATGTGTCACATAATCAAATGTGGTTTGTACTACGTGATGTAAACAGCCCTAGAATTCCCCTTCCTGCTGAGAACTTAATGACTAAATCCTCAGAGCTGAGAAGACACAGGCTACACAAATCTTGAAAGCATCAGATTCACCAGCCCATGTTCAGGAAGCCATTTCTCATAGCTGGAAGCCAACCACAGCCATCCTGGGCTCTGGAAAACGTGATGACGTTTACAGTGAGATTTGAGCAACTTGTGCAGAACTGTGAGACTCAGGATACAATGTCTACATGCTCAAGACTTACCATCCCCAAACACCATTTAGTTCACTTTTTACATTAATTATCTCActaagagagaaaatggaaatgtgaAAAAACGGCATGAAGAAACAAGCGAAAAACCAACCATAGCAGTGAACAGAAAGCCCCAGAATCAGACTTGACCTGTCTTCATCTTTTTACCTGGGCCAACCTGACTGAAAGCTGAAGTTtctgaaggaaaaacaaagatgaCTATGTCTGAATATCATAAATATTTAGACAAGCATTAAATATGGCAGCATGAACAAGATTGTATCTAGCTCCTGTTTTGTAGGTGGAAAAATTGAGACAAAAATGTTAAGTAATGTGGCTTTCATAGTACCTACAAAAATGAGGACTCTAAGGTGAGGGAATTCACTTCTCTGAATTATGAGGACAAATAAGTTTATActtggaaaaaatacaaaatacagccCAGATAAAAAGCAAATAGCTTTTAGATAACTACGGAACCAAAAGTGTTAATACTTGTTTTCGAATTCTGTGACTTACCGATTGCTAGTCTATCTACCTTGTTTGGTAGGACATATCAGCGATGCACTTGTGGGCATTTATCTCCACATTCCTCCTGAATGAAGGCCAGAGGTAAAAGAGGAATCAGGAAGCAGGAGAAAATGTAAAGGTTTCCATTTTAAATTCCAGAACTTAGATATAAAAGGTTTTTGTGTAGTGTTGCCATGTACAATGTATATTTGTTGTGTTTTAGCTGTCTGTATCTATTCCTCTTTGATTTGGAAACACTTTCTCAATCCCTTGAGTGAATTTTCACTCCACTGCTATGTTTGCTGGCTTCGTGGGATTATTAGTCCAGGTGCCGCTATTCAAGTGCTGGGCCTATGACTCCAGTTAGGCTAATTGTATTCTCCCTTGAAGGACTTGGAATCTTGAGTCAAGATGCAAAGACCTAAAACCCCGACAGGTGTTTAATTTTAAGATGGAAGacattgaggccaggtgtggcggctcatgactgtaatcccagcactttgggaggccaaggtgggtggatcacctgaggtcagaactttgagatcagcctggccaaaatggcaaaaccctgactccactgaaactacaaaaactagccaggcgtggtggtgcacacctataatcccagctgctctgcatactgagacaagagaattgcttgaacccgtgaggtgcaggttgcagtgagccaagatggtgcaactgcactccagcctgggtgacaaggcttgcaagactctgtctcaaaaaaaagaaaaaagaaactgcccACCATATCCTGCCACATGAACTCCTAGTGCCTATCTCTCTCTGGGTCTACACTTTCCCCTTTTGTTCTAGAAACTTAGCCAGTACCATTTcaattaatgtattaatatttttcatttgaatcTCAGTCTTTGGGTTGCTCACAGCTATAGTAGGGAAGATGTTGGCTCTCAAGATCTTAGCACACCGTCTGACACTTAGAAGGCCTTCAGTAAATACTTTTTGAATTGTGTtaggaattggtgggttcttggtctcactaacctcaagaatgaagccacTGATTCTCGCAGTGagtacagttcttaaaggcagcatgtccagagtttgttccttctgatgttcagatgtgttcggagtttcttccttctgctgggttcgtggtctcgctagcTTCAGgcgtgaagctgcagactttcgcggtgactgttacagctcttaaggcagcacaTCTGGAATTGtccattcctcccggtgggttcgtggtctcgctgccCTCAAGAGAAaatgcagaccttcgcggtgagtgttacagctcataaaggcaatgtggacccaaagagtgacaagcagcaaaatttattgcaaagagcaaaagaacataGCTCTCACACTGCGAAAGGAGAccccagcaggttgccactgctggctcagcagcctgcttttattgccttatctggccccacccgcatcctgctgattggtccattttacagagagctgattggtccgttttgacaggctgctgattggtgcatttacaatccctgagctagacacaaaagttctccaagtccccactagattagctagctACAGATTGCcaattggtgcatccacaaaccttgagctagatacagagtgctgattggtgcatttacaaaccttgagctagatacagagtactgattggtgtattcacaatccctcAGCTAGAcctaaaggttctccacgtccccgcCAGATCAGCTAGACATAGAGtgctaattggtgcatttacaaaccttgagctagacacagcgtgctgattggtgtattcacaatcccttagagagacataaagattctccaagtccccactagactcaggagcccagctggcttcacctagtgaaTCCTGCACCAGGGCCACAGGcagagctgcccgccagtcctgccgtgcgcctgcactcctcagcccttgggtggttgatgggacctGGCGCTGCGGAGCAGGGGGCGGAGCTCGTCCGGAGGCTTAAGCTGTGCAGGAGCCCATGGCGGCCGGGGAATGGGGGAGTCTCAGGTCCAAGCCCTGCCAcacagggaggcagctgaggccctgCCAGAATTTGAGTGCAGCACTGGCGgcgggccggcactgctgggggccCCGGTGCAcactccacagctgctggcccagtTACTAAGTCCCTCACTGCCCGAGGCCGGCGGCGCCAGCCGGCCGCTcggagtgcggggcccgccaaacCCACGCCctcccggaactcgcgctggcccacaagcgccgcgcgcagcccggGTTCCCGCCCACGCCTCTCTCTCCACGCCTCCTctcaagctgagggagccggctctggcctcggccagcccagaaaggggcttccacagtgcagcggcgggctcaagagctcctcaagcgcggccagagtgggcgcctaGGCCGAGTAGGCGCCGAGAGCAAGGGAGGGCTGCGAgcgctgccagcatgctgtcacctctcagaatGATTTATGATCAAGGTAAATGTTGGCTACCATTGAAGCATATAGATTATGATCTTACATTGTCTTGGGGTAGGTGTAGAGAAAGCTTACCAGAGGAGTGTGGTTGAAAAAGTCGTATTTTTAACCTCCCACAGTGCCTTATAGAgaataggtacttaataaatgtttgaatcAAAAACACAAAATCCTATAAAAATGTTTCAGTAAATCTAAAATTGATACAGTTTTACTAAATTTTGTTACAACTGCTATGTtcagaatgtttgtgtctccccaaaattcgtacACTGGagcctaatccccaatgtggtagAAATTAAGAGATGCGGCTTTGTGGGGTTGATTAGGTTATGAGAGCTCAATCCTAGTGAATGGGATTAGTTCCTTTGTAAAAAAGAGGCCTGAGGGAACTTGTTTGCCTCTCCGGTCACATGAGGACATGGCAAACAtggcaacaaggcaccatctttaAAGTAGAGAGCAagcctcaccagacactgaatctggaggtgccttgatcttggaccttccAGCCGGtaagaactgtgagcaataaatttgtGCTACTCATAAATTACCTCGTCTAAGATATTTTGTTCTAGCAGCCCTAACAAAGACAATAACCTTCTAAGATTTGTTTTATTATGCTGAATGAGACAAcatagatggagaaaaaaaataaatcctgcCAAAGTTGGGAGTTTTCATATCTTTTTCACTTTTGCCATCAAGTAATATTACCCTCCCCTGAAAGCAACAGAGCTGAGTTCTTTCTCATCTAGGTCTAAGGAGTAACAAACATCCTTGCTTTCTTTGAGTGCCAGAGTCAGTAACAGAAAAAGCTGGCGCAAATTCTCAGGAGGAAATGCTAATTTGACCCCTCTCCACAAAATGTTGACACTTGACAActctatgtttttaaaatctgatacCAAGGGTATTATCAGGGTATAGGAGGTCTTTTTGAGTTAAAAACAGGCTTAAGAGTTCTTTGATGAGAGCCAAAAGGCAGTCTGGGAACTGGAAATGTTTATTGGACCTATGTTAAGATTTAGAGAACTGtgcacaatatatatattttttgcccaTAACCTTCATAGTCTTTGTTTCTGGG
Protein-coding sequences here:
- the LOC129397463 gene encoding T-box transcription factor TBX1-like — translated: MGESQVQALPHREAAEALPEFECSTGGGPALLGAPVHTPQLLAQLLSPSLPEAGGASRPLGVRGPPNPRPPGTRAGPQAPRAARVPAHASLSTPPLKLREPALASASPERGFHSAAAGSRAPQARPEWAPRPSRRREQGRAASAASMLSPLRMIYDQDQ